From the genome of Symphalangus syndactylus isolate Jambi chromosome 5, NHGRI_mSymSyn1-v2.1_pri, whole genome shotgun sequence, one region includes:
- the RASSF8 gene encoding ras association domain-containing protein 8 isoform X3: MELKVWVDGVQRIVCGVTEVTTCQEVVIALAQAIGRTGRYTLIEKWRDTERHLAPHENPIISLNKWGQYASDVQLILRRTGPSLSERPTSDSVARIPERTLYRQSLPPLAKLRPQIDKSIKRREPKRKSLTFTGGAKGLMDIFGKGKETEFKQKVLNNCKTTADELKKLIRLQTEKLQSIEKQLESNEIEIRFWEQKYNSNLEEEIVRLEQKIKRNDVEIEEEEFWENELQIEQENEKQLKDQLQEIRQKITECENKLKDYLAQIRTMESGLEAEKLQREVQEAQVNEEEVKGKIGKVKGEIDIQGQQSLRLENGIKAVERSLGQATKRLQDKEQELEQLTKELRQVNLQQFIQQTGTKVTVLPAEPIEIEASHADIERGGSLCFLFRGTIPVWVPEATWFISAAPQ; this comes from the exons GTCGAACTGGAAGGTACACCCTTATAGAGAAATGGAGAGATACTGAAAGACACTTAGCACCTCATGAAAATCCTATCATATCCTTAAACAAATGGGGGCAGTATGCTAGTGACGTGCAGCTCATTCTACGACGAACTGGGCCGTCTCTCAGTGAGCGACCCACTTCAGACAGTGTGGCTCGAATTCCTGAAAGAACTTTATACAGGCAGAGTCTGCCCCCCTTAGCTAAACTGAGGCCTCAGATTGACAAATCAATCAAAAGGAGGGAACCGAAAAGGAAATCACTGACATTTACAGGAGGTGCCAAAGGATTAATGGACATTTTTGGAAAAGGTAAAGAAACTGAGTTTAAGCAAAAGGTGCTGAATAACTGCAAAACAACAGCAGATGAGTTGAAGAAGCTGATCCGTCTGCAGACAGAGAAGCTTCAATCCATTGAGAAACAGCTGGAatctaatgaaatagaaataagatTTTGGGAGCAAAAGTATAATTCCAACCTTGAAGAGGAAATTGTCCGTCTAGAGCAAAAGATCAAAAGAAACGATGTAGAAATTGAGGAGGAAGAATTCTGGGAAAATGAATTACAGATTGaacaggaaaatgaaaaacagctgAAGGATCAACTTCaagaaataagacagaaaataacagaatGTGAAAACAAATTAAAGGACTATTTGGCACAGATCCGGACTATGGAAAGTGGTCTTGAAGCAGAAAAATTGCAACGGGAAGTTCAAGAGGCACAGGTCAATGAGGAAGAGGTTAAAGGAAAGATCGGTAAGGTCAAAGGGGAAATTGACATTCAAGGCCAGCAGAGTCTGAGGTTGGAAAATGGCATTAAAGCTGTGGAAAGATCTCTTGGACAAGCCACCAAACGCTTACAG GACAAAGAACAGGAACTGGAGCAGTTGACTAAGGAGTTGCGGCAGGTCAATCTCCAGCAGTTTATCCAGCAGACGGGGACAAAAGTTACCGTTTTGCCAGCGGAGCCCATTGAAATAGAGGCCTCACATGCAGACATTGAAAGGG GTGGCTCTCTTTGTTTCCTGTTTAGAGGCACCATTCCAGTCTGGGTCCCTGAAGCGACCTGGTTCATCTCGGCAGCTCCCCAGTAA
- the RASSF8 gene encoding ras association domain-containing protein 8 isoform X1, which yields MELKVWVDGVQRIVCGVTEVTTCQEVVIALAQAIGRTGRYTLIEKWRDTERHLAPHENPIISLNKWGQYASDVQLILRRTGPSLSERPTSDSVARIPERTLYRQSLPPLAKLRPQIDKSIKRREPKRKSLTFTGGAKGLMDIFGKGKETEFKQKVLNNCKTTADELKKLIRLQTEKLQSIEKQLESNEIEIRFWEQKYNSNLEEEIVRLEQKIKRNDVEIEEEEFWENELQIEQENEKQLKDQLQEIRQKITECENKLKDYLAQIRTMESGLEAEKLQREVQEAQVNEEEVKGKIGKVKGEIDIQGQQSLRLENGIKAVERSLGQATKRLQDKEQELEQLTKELRQVNLQQFIQQTGTKVTVLPAEPIEIEASHADIEREAPFQSGSLKRPGSSRQLPSNLRILQNPISSGFNPEGIYV from the exons GTCGAACTGGAAGGTACACCCTTATAGAGAAATGGAGAGATACTGAAAGACACTTAGCACCTCATGAAAATCCTATCATATCCTTAAACAAATGGGGGCAGTATGCTAGTGACGTGCAGCTCATTCTACGACGAACTGGGCCGTCTCTCAGTGAGCGACCCACTTCAGACAGTGTGGCTCGAATTCCTGAAAGAACTTTATACAGGCAGAGTCTGCCCCCCTTAGCTAAACTGAGGCCTCAGATTGACAAATCAATCAAAAGGAGGGAACCGAAAAGGAAATCACTGACATTTACAGGAGGTGCCAAAGGATTAATGGACATTTTTGGAAAAGGTAAAGAAACTGAGTTTAAGCAAAAGGTGCTGAATAACTGCAAAACAACAGCAGATGAGTTGAAGAAGCTGATCCGTCTGCAGACAGAGAAGCTTCAATCCATTGAGAAACAGCTGGAatctaatgaaatagaaataagatTTTGGGAGCAAAAGTATAATTCCAACCTTGAAGAGGAAATTGTCCGTCTAGAGCAAAAGATCAAAAGAAACGATGTAGAAATTGAGGAGGAAGAATTCTGGGAAAATGAATTACAGATTGaacaggaaaatgaaaaacagctgAAGGATCAACTTCaagaaataagacagaaaataacagaatGTGAAAACAAATTAAAGGACTATTTGGCACAGATCCGGACTATGGAAAGTGGTCTTGAAGCAGAAAAATTGCAACGGGAAGTTCAAGAGGCACAGGTCAATGAGGAAGAGGTTAAAGGAAAGATCGGTAAGGTCAAAGGGGAAATTGACATTCAAGGCCAGCAGAGTCTGAGGTTGGAAAATGGCATTAAAGCTGTGGAAAGATCTCTTGGACAAGCCACCAAACGCTTACAG GACAAAGAACAGGAACTGGAGCAGTTGACTAAGGAGTTGCGGCAGGTCAATCTCCAGCAGTTTATCCAGCAGACGGGGACAAAAGTTACCGTTTTGCCAGCGGAGCCCATTGAAATAGAGGCCTCACATGCAGACATTGAAAGGG AGGCACCATTCCAGTCTGGGTCCCTGAAGCGACCTGGTTCATCTCGGCAGCTCCCCAGTAATCTCCGCATTCTGCAGAATCCTATCTCATCTGGTTTTAATCCTGAAGGCATATATGTATGA
- the RASSF8 gene encoding ras association domain-containing protein 8 isoform X2: MELKVWVDGVQRIVCGVTEVTTCQEVVIALAQAIGRTGRYTLIEKWRDTERHLAPHENPIISLNKWGQYASDVQLILRRTGPSLSERPTSDSVARIPERTLYRQSLPPLAKLRPQIDKSIKRREPKRKSLTFTGGAKGLMDIFGKGKETEFKQKVLNNCKTTADELKKLIRLQTEKLQSIEKQLESNEIEIRFWEQKYNSNLEEEIVRLEQKIKRNDVEIEEEEFWENELQIEQENEKQLKDQLQEIRQKITECENKLKDYLAQIRTMESGLEAEKLQREVQEAQVNEEEVKGKIGKVKGEIDIQGQQSLRLENGIKAVERSLGQATKRLQDKEQELEQLTKELRQVNLQQFIQQTGTKVTVLPAEPIEIEASHADIERDGVSHCRPGWSAMARSRLTATSPSWVQAILLPQPPE, translated from the exons GTCGAACTGGAAGGTACACCCTTATAGAGAAATGGAGAGATACTGAAAGACACTTAGCACCTCATGAAAATCCTATCATATCCTTAAACAAATGGGGGCAGTATGCTAGTGACGTGCAGCTCATTCTACGACGAACTGGGCCGTCTCTCAGTGAGCGACCCACTTCAGACAGTGTGGCTCGAATTCCTGAAAGAACTTTATACAGGCAGAGTCTGCCCCCCTTAGCTAAACTGAGGCCTCAGATTGACAAATCAATCAAAAGGAGGGAACCGAAAAGGAAATCACTGACATTTACAGGAGGTGCCAAAGGATTAATGGACATTTTTGGAAAAGGTAAAGAAACTGAGTTTAAGCAAAAGGTGCTGAATAACTGCAAAACAACAGCAGATGAGTTGAAGAAGCTGATCCGTCTGCAGACAGAGAAGCTTCAATCCATTGAGAAACAGCTGGAatctaatgaaatagaaataagatTTTGGGAGCAAAAGTATAATTCCAACCTTGAAGAGGAAATTGTCCGTCTAGAGCAAAAGATCAAAAGAAACGATGTAGAAATTGAGGAGGAAGAATTCTGGGAAAATGAATTACAGATTGaacaggaaaatgaaaaacagctgAAGGATCAACTTCaagaaataagacagaaaataacagaatGTGAAAACAAATTAAAGGACTATTTGGCACAGATCCGGACTATGGAAAGTGGTCTTGAAGCAGAAAAATTGCAACGGGAAGTTCAAGAGGCACAGGTCAATGAGGAAGAGGTTAAAGGAAAGATCGGTAAGGTCAAAGGGGAAATTGACATTCAAGGCCAGCAGAGTCTGAGGTTGGAAAATGGCATTAAAGCTGTGGAAAGATCTCTTGGACAAGCCACCAAACGCTTACAG GACAAAGAACAGGAACTGGAGCAGTTGACTAAGGAGTTGCGGCAGGTCAATCTCCAGCAGTTTATCCAGCAGACGGGGACAAAAGTTACCGTTTTGCCAGCGGAGCCCATTGAAATAGAGGCCTCACATGCAGACATTGAAAGGG atggagtctcccattgtcgcccaggctggagtgcaatggcccgatctcggctcactgcaacctccccctcctgggttcaagcaattctcctgcctcagcctcctgagtag
- the RASSF8 gene encoding ras association domain-containing protein 8 isoform X4 has translation MELKVWVDGVQRIVCGVTEVTTCQEVVIALAQAIGRTGRYTLIEKWRDTERHLAPHENPIISLNKWGQYASDVQLILRRTGPSLSERPTSDSVARIPERTLYRQSLPPLAKLRPQIDKSIKRREPKRKSLTFTGGAKGLMDIFGKGKETEFKQKVLNNCKTTADELKKLIRLQTEKLQSIEKQLESNEIEIRFWEQKYNSNLEEEIVRLEQKIKRNDVEIEEEEFWENELQIEQENEKQLKDQLQEIRQKITECENKLKDYLAQIRTMESGLEAEKLQREVQEAQVNEEEVKGKIGKVKGEIDIQGQQSLRLENGIKAVERSLGQATKRLQDKEQELEQLTKELRQVNLQQFIQQTGTKVTVLPAEPIEIEASHADIERGIIILSDKQECKD, from the exons GTCGAACTGGAAGGTACACCCTTATAGAGAAATGGAGAGATACTGAAAGACACTTAGCACCTCATGAAAATCCTATCATATCCTTAAACAAATGGGGGCAGTATGCTAGTGACGTGCAGCTCATTCTACGACGAACTGGGCCGTCTCTCAGTGAGCGACCCACTTCAGACAGTGTGGCTCGAATTCCTGAAAGAACTTTATACAGGCAGAGTCTGCCCCCCTTAGCTAAACTGAGGCCTCAGATTGACAAATCAATCAAAAGGAGGGAACCGAAAAGGAAATCACTGACATTTACAGGAGGTGCCAAAGGATTAATGGACATTTTTGGAAAAGGTAAAGAAACTGAGTTTAAGCAAAAGGTGCTGAATAACTGCAAAACAACAGCAGATGAGTTGAAGAAGCTGATCCGTCTGCAGACAGAGAAGCTTCAATCCATTGAGAAACAGCTGGAatctaatgaaatagaaataagatTTTGGGAGCAAAAGTATAATTCCAACCTTGAAGAGGAAATTGTCCGTCTAGAGCAAAAGATCAAAAGAAACGATGTAGAAATTGAGGAGGAAGAATTCTGGGAAAATGAATTACAGATTGaacaggaaaatgaaaaacagctgAAGGATCAACTTCaagaaataagacagaaaataacagaatGTGAAAACAAATTAAAGGACTATTTGGCACAGATCCGGACTATGGAAAGTGGTCTTGAAGCAGAAAAATTGCAACGGGAAGTTCAAGAGGCACAGGTCAATGAGGAAGAGGTTAAAGGAAAGATCGGTAAGGTCAAAGGGGAAATTGACATTCAAGGCCAGCAGAGTCTGAGGTTGGAAAATGGCATTAAAGCTGTGGAAAGATCTCTTGGACAAGCCACCAAACGCTTACAG GACAAAGAACAGGAACTGGAGCAGTTGACTAAGGAGTTGCGGCAGGTCAATCTCCAGCAGTTTATCCAGCAGACGGGGACAAAAGTTACCGTTTTGCCAGCGGAGCCCATTGAAATAGAGGCCTCACATGCAGACATTGAAAGGG GGATCATCATTCTTTCTGATAAGCAGGAGTGTAAAGATTag